The following are from one region of the Rhodopirellula sp. P2 genome:
- a CDS encoding DUF4011 domain-containing protein: MSTVNLYDELERFRERLLDLSLRNPLLSYRKSKRRTLQVVNELPDVMYERLVDEGKAFIFDFVPDPPKGRRQEKPDTGEVERTESETLFALSDKSTSEGAVAVQAVEPKKYPILLPDAPEEKIGKHKTLFDDKLQTNLTQDKLNATLRYMQREARTAIQETGINYLFLAIGFLSWKESDSSDKERLAPLLLIPVRIEKITRSGGEPRFKIEWDEDDIQFNLSLQKKLLRDFDLKLPELPLETKPEDYFRELAKAIESKPSWSIRREALLGFFSFHKLSMYADIDPANWDLESDPESPSIVEQLICGGGDDDGEEGFDQATLYAPDYDVDNHSTAADLVLALDADSSQQSALVDIRRGKNLVIEGPPGTGKSQTITNAIADAIGAGKTVLFVAEKLAALQVVHDRMTALGLDDFCLELHSDAASPRQVFESLQRRLMSEYPSPSELEETRRSLCTLRAKLNRYVDEMATPTGPREDPLYKLLWQIVALRGDDATVHRSAVQRMPKNRNEMQSILAELDSFARVLQETENPKEWIWWGFFPEAYAYRQSNEIRILLSVIERESTSVADSATELATQLGMSREVAFRELSLLQVDQIRRWSESIPRAGSQWTQFLVDNSIAEVCRSLLAKLRCKEASCNDLQREFGIAFEEFRDHAPAIGSLLERNMLSEDHSLDDAKRHCGWMKALRQVLERMRPSMLVLNSVGITPRNLLEDFDRCIKLIKLIRHPLVSEPTSITEPMFGDAAKANLQSAYKEFTELDSAKRKASERLDSIVSGTACDVPNSLGRIDELRAAVSAYRTIADNGDTLAEIEQLGRWASEAVRATEQVTVVSGAMNVPRCSAPACFESFNRCVDLVLLARERTVVDSTKITRAMFQRDGRRAFEKAVDVFKGLADRRQLLEESFHMPSVPEPEKVKQLAKTLRRHRRSWLKFLNRDYRTARADLDEFAAVGVKQQLNDWIRVLEDLDVLADEEARFQSQEELQALLGVAFQGVRTDWDELKEQFKWALRAEQQGLDYESAQDLLSKRTQLLPDVSDSELTQIRSSFVSAWNQMGSFSQRVADGSPDQIDFRKLRNNLSNWDRISRDLSALATALNLPSHWTVAHVVQFMEVLQEQLAVEARSKAFGECELHRSNLGTTFAGLQTDWEQLQMVLRWVKTARQAGADHEFVCQLFDIRQDALGELDLNGLVASAKQITELFDGELASEPAAQKLRPMDFRTLVQTLDTSVETFEIGIEQALSAGNTAETLMSDLRKQFILSQQISESHEEVEEHTNWNLIHENGLYQQALSNSEEVEATIDWISTGRALLDRIPVQTVTSLLRNADTPAIAGLCNRADQHRESMECMKEAREQLVSMGRAENGWLPVDVDSVLTRQTTAFANNLIDDRGRLPAWATFCRSLESCVRLDLDDFCRLAIDGVISPADLPSSYELSVLELAAESVFEQSPSLRSVSGAKLDGLREEFQRFDRELRDLGKEEIASRAANRPVPAGNSRGRVGELTELALIRHESQKQRRHCRIRDLMKRAGTAVQALKPCLMMSPLSVSRFIPEKLVEFDMVIMDEASQIKPEDALGTMLRAKQMVVVGDPKQLPPTSFFDRAGEEMEDDESTQLDNTESVLEAAMKVYQPFRRLRWHYRSKHESLIRFSNCRFYDDDLVVFPSPSGDTESFGIRHIFVENATCKAGQNQQEAAAVVEQIVHHAMTRPNESLGVGTFNKKQSDLVSELLEKRCKADPAAAIAIERLRQMEEELFVKNLENLQGDERDVIFVCYTYGKDPASNRLMQRFGPINSEQGWRRLNVLITRSRHRMVVFSSFHPSDIQGGPEKSRGVNAYKDFLNYAMTGSIEDGGTITGREPDSPFEIAVCRKIEQMGLEAVPQVGVAGFYVDIGVRRREGDRSFLLGIECDGATYHSARSARDRDRLREEIIRSRGWEIHRIWSTDWFLNQKAEEDKLEQAVRRVLGNN; encoded by the coding sequence ATGAGCACAGTTAACCTTTACGACGAATTGGAACGATTTCGCGAACGCTTGCTGGATTTAAGCCTCCGGAATCCACTGCTGAGCTATCGAAAAAGCAAACGACGGACGTTGCAAGTTGTCAACGAATTGCCGGACGTGATGTATGAACGTTTGGTGGATGAGGGAAAAGCGTTCATCTTTGACTTTGTTCCCGATCCGCCGAAGGGACGCCGCCAAGAGAAACCGGACACTGGTGAAGTCGAAAGAACAGAATCCGAAACCCTGTTTGCTTTGTCTGATAAATCGACGAGTGAAGGTGCGGTCGCGGTTCAAGCCGTGGAGCCAAAGAAATATCCGATCTTGTTGCCGGATGCGCCCGAGGAGAAAATAGGAAAGCATAAAACGCTCTTTGATGACAAGCTGCAGACCAATCTTACTCAGGACAAACTGAACGCAACTCTGCGTTACATGCAGCGTGAAGCGAGAACAGCAATCCAAGAAACCGGGATCAACTATCTGTTCCTCGCGATTGGTTTTTTGTCATGGAAAGAATCGGATTCATCCGACAAAGAACGCTTGGCTCCGTTGCTCTTGATTCCTGTTCGCATCGAGAAAATCACGCGATCAGGTGGAGAGCCTCGGTTCAAAATCGAATGGGACGAAGACGACATTCAGTTCAATCTGAGTCTGCAGAAGAAGCTGCTTCGCGATTTCGATTTGAAGTTGCCGGAGTTGCCTCTGGAAACGAAGCCGGAAGATTACTTCCGTGAGCTGGCGAAAGCGATCGAGTCAAAACCTTCATGGAGCATCCGCCGTGAAGCGTTGCTTGGGTTCTTTTCTTTTCACAAGCTTTCGATGTACGCGGATATTGATCCAGCGAACTGGGATCTCGAGAGTGATCCGGAGTCGCCATCGATTGTCGAACAGTTGATCTGCGGCGGTGGTGATGACGATGGGGAGGAAGGATTTGATCAGGCGACTCTCTATGCGCCGGACTACGACGTGGACAATCATTCCACGGCAGCGGACTTGGTGCTCGCGTTGGACGCGGACAGTTCGCAGCAGTCCGCTTTGGTGGACATTCGTCGCGGGAAAAATTTGGTCATCGAAGGGCCGCCTGGTACCGGGAAATCGCAGACCATCACCAACGCCATCGCGGATGCGATCGGCGCGGGAAAAACGGTACTCTTTGTGGCAGAAAAGTTGGCGGCATTGCAGGTGGTGCATGACCGTATGACAGCGTTGGGGTTGGATGATTTTTGTCTCGAACTGCACAGTGACGCCGCATCACCTAGGCAGGTGTTTGAATCGCTGCAGCGTCGCCTGATGTCGGAGTACCCGTCTCCTAGTGAGCTTGAGGAAACACGTCGTTCGCTTTGTACCCTGCGTGCGAAGCTGAATCGCTATGTCGACGAGATGGCAACGCCGACCGGACCTCGCGAGGATCCGCTCTACAAGCTGTTGTGGCAGATCGTGGCGCTTCGTGGAGATGACGCGACAGTGCATCGTTCGGCGGTGCAGCGGATGCCAAAGAATCGAAACGAGATGCAATCGATTCTCGCTGAACTCGATTCTTTCGCTCGCGTGTTGCAGGAAACGGAGAATCCAAAGGAATGGATTTGGTGGGGCTTCTTTCCGGAGGCGTATGCTTATCGCCAGTCGAACGAGATTCGAATTTTGTTGTCGGTGATTGAAAGAGAATCGACTTCCGTTGCAGATAGCGCGACCGAGTTGGCAACGCAACTGGGGATGTCTCGTGAAGTGGCGTTCAGAGAACTCAGTTTGCTTCAGGTCGATCAGATCCGACGGTGGAGTGAGAGCATTCCAAGGGCCGGTTCCCAGTGGACGCAATTCCTTGTGGACAATTCCATTGCGGAAGTCTGTCGGTCGCTCCTGGCGAAGTTGCGATGCAAGGAAGCTTCCTGCAACGATCTGCAGCGAGAATTTGGAATTGCTTTTGAAGAATTTCGAGACCACGCGCCGGCGATTGGTTCTCTGCTTGAAAGGAACATGCTTTCAGAGGATCATTCGCTTGATGACGCCAAGAGACATTGCGGTTGGATGAAGGCCTTGCGGCAAGTCTTGGAACGCATGCGTCCATCCATGTTGGTGCTCAACTCCGTTGGAATCACCCCGCGAAATCTGCTGGAGGATTTCGATCGCTGCATCAAGTTAATAAAGCTCATTCGTCATCCACTTGTATCCGAACCTACATCGATCACGGAACCGATGTTCGGAGACGCCGCGAAAGCAAATTTGCAGTCGGCGTACAAGGAATTCACTGAACTGGATTCCGCCAAACGGAAGGCCAGTGAACGACTGGATTCCATCGTCTCGGGGACGGCCTGTGATGTGCCAAACTCTCTTGGTCGGATCGATGAATTACGTGCCGCGGTGTCGGCATATCGAACCATTGCCGACAATGGTGATACGTTGGCGGAGATTGAGCAACTGGGACGTTGGGCCAGTGAGGCGGTCCGTGCGACAGAACAAGTGACGGTGGTCAGTGGGGCAATGAACGTGCCACGATGCTCCGCCCCCGCCTGTTTCGAGTCTTTCAATCGATGTGTTGATTTGGTGTTGTTGGCTCGCGAGCGCACAGTTGTGGACTCAACCAAAATCACGCGGGCCATGTTCCAGCGAGATGGGCGACGAGCGTTCGAAAAGGCCGTTGACGTCTTCAAAGGCTTGGCAGATCGGCGCCAGTTGCTCGAAGAATCTTTTCACATGCCCTCAGTGCCCGAGCCTGAAAAGGTCAAGCAGCTTGCAAAGACTCTGCGACGCCATCGGCGGTCGTGGTTGAAATTTTTGAATCGCGACTATCGAACTGCGCGAGCGGATTTGGATGAGTTTGCTGCAGTTGGAGTGAAGCAGCAACTCAATGATTGGATTCGCGTTCTGGAAGACCTGGATGTTCTGGCGGATGAAGAAGCCAGGTTCCAATCACAGGAAGAGCTTCAGGCACTATTGGGAGTAGCGTTTCAAGGCGTGCGGACTGATTGGGATGAATTGAAAGAGCAATTCAAATGGGCACTACGCGCAGAACAGCAGGGTCTCGACTACGAATCAGCTCAGGATTTGCTTTCAAAAAGAACTCAGTTGTTGCCCGATGTTTCAGATTCGGAACTGACCCAAATTCGCTCCAGTTTCGTTTCCGCGTGGAACCAAATGGGTTCGTTCTCGCAACGTGTCGCTGACGGCAGTCCAGATCAAATCGATTTTCGAAAGTTGAGAAACAATCTCAGCAATTGGGATCGAATCTCGCGGGATTTGTCGGCGCTGGCAACGGCATTGAACTTGCCCTCACATTGGACGGTTGCCCATGTCGTTCAGTTCATGGAGGTTTTGCAGGAGCAACTTGCTGTTGAAGCTCGTAGCAAGGCATTTGGTGAATGCGAATTGCATCGATCGAATTTGGGCACAACCTTCGCCGGTCTTCAAACGGATTGGGAACAACTGCAGATGGTGTTGCGTTGGGTCAAGACCGCTCGGCAAGCCGGGGCAGATCATGAATTTGTTTGTCAACTTTTCGATATACGCCAAGATGCTCTCGGGGAACTCGACCTAAATGGTCTCGTGGCATCTGCAAAACAGATCACTGAATTGTTCGATGGGGAGTTGGCTTCTGAACCGGCGGCACAAAAACTTCGGCCAATGGACTTCCGGACATTGGTGCAAACTCTGGACACCAGCGTGGAAACGTTTGAGATAGGGATCGAGCAAGCACTCAGTGCGGGCAACACCGCAGAGACACTGATGTCTGATCTCAGGAAACAATTCATCTTGTCACAACAAATTTCGGAGAGTCATGAAGAGGTCGAAGAACACACGAATTGGAACTTGATTCATGAGAACGGGCTGTATCAACAGGCACTTTCGAATTCGGAAGAAGTGGAGGCGACAATCGACTGGATCTCAACCGGGCGAGCGCTACTTGATCGAATTCCAGTTCAAACGGTGACGAGCCTACTTCGGAATGCAGATACGCCTGCGATTGCAGGGTTGTGTAATCGTGCGGATCAGCATCGGGAAAGCATGGAATGCATGAAGGAGGCACGCGAGCAGTTGGTCAGCATGGGAAGGGCGGAGAACGGCTGGCTGCCTGTCGACGTCGATTCTGTGCTCACAAGGCAAACCACTGCGTTTGCGAACAACTTGATTGACGATCGAGGACGCTTACCGGCTTGGGCAACTTTCTGTCGTTCGTTGGAATCTTGTGTTCGGCTTGATTTGGATGACTTTTGTCGTCTGGCGATCGATGGGGTGATTTCACCTGCCGATCTGCCTTCTTCTTATGAGTTGTCCGTCTTGGAATTGGCCGCTGAGTCGGTTTTTGAACAGTCGCCATCGCTTCGCAGCGTGTCGGGGGCCAAACTGGATGGTTTGAGAGAAGAGTTTCAGCGATTCGATCGGGAGCTGCGAGACCTTGGCAAGGAAGAGATCGCATCACGTGCGGCAAATCGACCGGTGCCTGCAGGCAATTCGAGGGGACGCGTTGGGGAGCTCACCGAATTGGCTTTGATTCGGCATGAATCGCAGAAGCAGCGGCGGCATTGTCGGATTCGTGACTTGATGAAACGGGCGGGGACGGCTGTCCAGGCGTTGAAGCCATGCTTGATGATGAGCCCGTTGTCTGTGTCGAGGTTCATTCCTGAAAAATTGGTTGAGTTTGACATGGTCATCATGGATGAAGCGTCCCAGATCAAGCCCGAAGATGCGCTTGGAACGATGCTTCGAGCCAAGCAGATGGTGGTGGTCGGCGATCCAAAACAGTTGCCGCCAACATCGTTTTTCGATCGCGCTGGAGAGGAAATGGAAGATGATGAATCAACTCAGTTAGACAACACCGAGTCTGTTCTGGAAGCGGCGATGAAAGTTTACCAACCGTTTCGACGGCTTCGCTGGCACTATCGGAGCAAGCACGAGAGCTTGATCCGTTTCTCGAATTGTCGTTTCTACGACGACGACTTGGTTGTCTTTCCATCGCCAAGCGGTGACACAGAGTCGTTTGGGATCCGTCACATCTTCGTGGAAAATGCAACGTGCAAGGCTGGGCAGAATCAACAAGAAGCTGCTGCAGTGGTCGAGCAGATTGTCCATCATGCGATGACCCGACCCAATGAGTCACTGGGTGTCGGGACTTTCAATAAAAAACAATCTGACCTGGTTTCCGAATTGCTCGAGAAACGTTGTAAAGCTGACCCCGCCGCAGCCATCGCCATCGAACGCCTTCGGCAGATGGAAGAGGAGTTGTTCGTTAAGAACTTGGAGAACTTGCAGGGTGATGAACGGGATGTGATTTTTGTTTGCTACACCTACGGAAAAGATCCAGCGAGCAATCGACTGATGCAGCGTTTTGGACCGATCAACTCCGAGCAAGGTTGGCGGCGACTGAACGTTTTAATCACGCGTTCGCGTCATCGAATGGTGGTGTTCTCATCGTTTCATCCAAGCGATATCCAGGGCGGCCCGGAGAAGAGTCGGGGCGTCAATGCCTACAAGGACTTCCTGAATTACGCGATGACGGGAAGCATTGAGGATGGCGGCACAATCACGGGGAGAGAGCCCGATTCGCCATTCGAAATTGCAGTGTGTCGGAAGATCGAGCAGATGGGACTGGAAGCGGTACCTCAAGTCGGCGTGGCTGGCTTTTACGTTGACATTGGTGTTCGTCGACGTGAAGGTGATCGCTCATTCTTACTGGGAATCGAATGTGATGGTGCGACCTACCACTCTGCTCGCAGTGCTCGCGACCGCGATCGACTTCGAGAAGAGATCATCCGGTCACGTGGTTGGGAAATCCACCGGATCTGGTCAACCGACTGGTTCCTCAATCAGAAAGCGGAGGAAGACAAGCTGGAACAGGCGGTTCGTCGAGTACTTGGAAACAACTGA
- a CDS encoding alpha/beta hydrolase family protein, translating to MDDILAATEHLAALPYVDPKQIYLGGHSTGGTLVMLVGETTDRYRGIISLGPVAAAEQYGGQFVYCDPNDESEMRLRSPMHWLHCVESPMYVLEGASGNWDGAIELMADANGNPKIEFFRVPGHDHFSVIAPLVEVIADEIVGGKIKLNRQSLLNLR from the coding sequence GTGGACGACATCCTCGCCGCGACGGAGCATTTGGCTGCCTTGCCCTATGTTGATCCGAAACAGATCTATTTGGGCGGGCATAGCACAGGCGGCACGTTGGTCATGCTGGTTGGAGAGACCACCGACCGTTATCGCGGGATCATTTCCTTGGGCCCTGTTGCCGCAGCGGAGCAATACGGTGGCCAGTTCGTTTACTGCGACCCGAACGATGAATCAGAGATGCGTCTTCGATCGCCGATGCATTGGCTGCACTGCGTCGAGAGTCCGATGTATGTCTTGGAAGGTGCCTCCGGGAACTGGGACGGAGCGATCGAGCTCATGGCCGATGCGAATGGGAATCCAAAGATTGAATTTTTCAGGGTCCCCGGCCACGACCACTTCTCGGTCATCGCCCCGCTCGTGGAGGTCATCGCCGACGAAATTGTCGGGGGGAAAATCAAGCTCAACCGACAATCACTCCTGAATTTGCGATGA
- a CDS encoding zinc-dependent alcohol dehydrogenase — protein MKAVCWHGRNDIRVDNVDDPKILDPRDAIIRVTASGICGSDLHLMAGAAPAMEAGDIIGHEPMGEVVEVGNAVSNLSVGDRVVVPFTISCGECFFCQSTLYSLCDQSNRNAEQAEKIMGHSPAGLFGYTHMLGGYAGGQAEYLRVPYADVGPIKVPDGLPDEQVVFLSDIFPTGYMAAENCEITPSDTVAIWGCGPVGQFAIQSAWMLGAKRVIAIDNVPERLEMARSVSKAEVIDYEKSDVYETLQEWTKGRGPDCCIDAVGAENHAAGNLQSALDDAKTALHLGSDRPHVLNEIFKCCRKGGRVSVPGVYFSSVNLQWGTAMNKALQIRLGQTHMQRYLTPLMEKITNDEIDPSFVITHVEPLDNAPEAYKKFRDKEDGCIKVVLKP, from the coding sequence ATGAAAGCGGTTTGCTGGCACGGTCGAAATGACATTCGCGTGGACAACGTTGACGACCCAAAAATCTTGGACCCTCGCGACGCGATCATTCGCGTCACGGCCTCCGGGATTTGCGGGTCCGATTTGCATCTGATGGCAGGGGCGGCTCCTGCGATGGAAGCCGGCGACATCATCGGCCATGAACCGATGGGTGAAGTGGTCGAGGTCGGCAATGCCGTGAGCAACTTAAGCGTCGGTGACCGAGTGGTGGTGCCGTTCACGATTTCCTGCGGCGAATGCTTCTTCTGTCAAAGCACGTTGTATTCGTTGTGCGATCAGTCCAATCGCAATGCGGAACAAGCTGAAAAGATCATGGGGCATTCGCCTGCCGGCTTGTTTGGATACACGCACATGCTTGGTGGATACGCGGGTGGCCAGGCGGAGTACTTGCGAGTGCCTTATGCGGATGTCGGACCGATCAAAGTGCCCGATGGATTGCCGGATGAACAGGTCGTGTTTTTGTCGGATATCTTCCCGACTGGTTACATGGCTGCCGAGAACTGCGAAATCACACCCAGCGACACGGTCGCGATTTGGGGCTGTGGTCCCGTTGGGCAATTCGCCATTCAAAGTGCATGGATGCTCGGTGCCAAACGAGTCATCGCGATCGACAACGTGCCCGAGCGATTGGAAATGGCTCGGTCGGTGTCCAAGGCAGAAGTCATTGACTACGAAAAATCGGATGTGTACGAGACTCTGCAGGAATGGACGAAGGGCCGAGGACCCGATTGCTGCATCGATGCGGTCGGTGCGGAAAATCACGCAGCAGGCAATTTGCAGTCCGCATTGGACGATGCCAAGACAGCGCTGCATCTCGGATCGGATCGGCCGCACGTGCTGAACGAGATCTTTAAATGCTGTCGCAAAGGCGGCCGAGTGTCCGTGCCCGGTGTTTACTTCAGCAGCGTGAACTTGCAGTGGGGAACCGCCATGAACAAGGCGTTGCAAATCCGATTGGGCCAGACTCACATGCAGCGCTACCTCACACCGTTGATGGAAAAGATCACCAACGATGAGATCGATCCGTCGTTCGTGATCACCCACGTCGAACCCTTGGACAATGCCCCGGAAGCGTACAAGAAGTTCCGAGACAAAGAAGACGGTTGCATCAAGGTCGTCTTGAAGCCATAG